From the genome of Myxococcaceae bacterium JPH2, one region includes:
- a CDS encoding c-type cytochrome — protein MSLRRNVMGGLAVLGALALVLGLGGGVYGMALVRRGFSARAEPSALEATVARAARGFSIPEEGRALKNPLEPLSAQARSEARAHWGDHCAICHAANGSGQTPIGQGLYPRAPDMRDTMTQALSDGELYWIIQNGVRLTGMPAWGQPHDGNGNHDSWALVGLIRRLRGLSPEELGEIEAGMPQSQHERQEQRLEDQFLEGP, from the coding sequence GTGAGCTTGCGCCGGAATGTGATGGGCGGCCTCGCTGTCCTGGGAGCCCTGGCACTCGTCCTGGGCTTGGGGGGCGGGGTGTATGGGATGGCCCTGGTGCGCCGTGGCTTCTCGGCCCGAGCGGAGCCCTCCGCGCTCGAAGCGACGGTGGCCCGCGCGGCGCGGGGCTTCAGCATCCCCGAGGAAGGACGGGCGCTGAAGAACCCGCTGGAGCCCCTCTCTGCGCAGGCGCGCTCCGAGGCTCGCGCGCATTGGGGAGACCACTGCGCCATCTGCCATGCGGCGAATGGCAGTGGACAGACCCCCATTGGACAGGGGCTCTACCCACGCGCGCCGGACATGCGCGACACGATGACGCAGGCGCTGAGCGACGGCGAGCTGTATTGGATCATCCAGAACGGCGTCCGGCTGACGGGCATGCCGGCCTGGGGCCAACCCCACGACGGGAATGGCAACCACGACAGCTGGGCCCTCGTCGGGCTCATCCGCAGATTGCGCGGCCTCAGCCCCGAGGAGCTGGGCGAAATCGAGGCCGGCATGCCTCAGTCGCAACATGAGCGCCAGGAGCAGCGACTCGAAGACCAGTTTCTCGAAGGACCGTAG
- a CDS encoding TolC family protein: MRRVALLLALLSPMAALAQDHAGTPATQTIAVPTVSTDATLAQLLTEALEARPELRQVEAQAQAAQERIPQAGALPDPVLQLGIQNDGFGELMIGKMEGSYYSIMASQGVPFPGKRALRTEVARLGAAVVSAQVSRTRLTIEAEVRRTYLDLLMTRERLGLLDRLDALWKQSADLARIRYETGDGAQSDLLRAQLELNRIRQRRVALTAEERTRVETLNRLSGRPLEDALPTTTRVRDLGVPELGDVTSAEKDALARSPELAGGRTSIAQAQKQVALARREKLPDFTVSAGVMPRGGDFPPMWQANVGITLPVFAGSKQNRAVAESRAQAEATTRATETVEQVLRLRVRERHTAMTALRETVTLYRNGLLMQSAATAESTLTQYRVGRASFASVLEANSGILRDEEDFLRTLIEAQRIAIAQTEVSLEPVASIAAGAVGSGGMPGAGSAPAAAAGGAAASSGAPGAAPSSSSSMSGM, from the coding sequence ATGAGGCGCGTGGCCCTCCTGCTGGCGCTGCTCTCGCCGATGGCGGCGCTGGCCCAGGACCACGCAGGCACGCCGGCCACGCAGACGATTGCGGTGCCCACGGTGTCGACGGACGCGACGCTCGCGCAACTCCTCACGGAGGCGCTCGAAGCGCGCCCGGAGCTGCGACAGGTCGAGGCCCAAGCCCAAGCAGCCCAGGAGCGCATTCCCCAGGCGGGAGCGCTGCCGGATCCGGTGCTCCAGTTGGGCATCCAGAACGACGGGTTTGGCGAGCTGATGATTGGCAAGATGGAGGGCAGCTACTACAGCATCATGGCCTCTCAGGGCGTGCCCTTCCCTGGCAAGCGCGCGCTGCGGACCGAGGTCGCACGACTCGGGGCCGCGGTCGTGTCGGCGCAGGTCTCGCGCACGCGGCTCACCATCGAAGCCGAAGTGCGCCGGACCTACCTGGACCTGCTGATGACGCGCGAGCGGCTCGGGCTGCTGGACCGACTCGACGCGCTCTGGAAGCAATCCGCCGACCTGGCCCGCATCCGGTATGAAACGGGTGACGGCGCGCAGTCCGACCTCCTTCGCGCGCAGCTCGAACTCAATCGGATCCGTCAGCGCCGCGTGGCCTTGACGGCCGAAGAGCGCACCCGCGTGGAGACCTTGAATCGGTTGAGCGGCCGGCCCCTCGAGGACGCCCTGCCCACCACCACGCGCGTGCGAGACCTCGGCGTCCCGGAGCTGGGCGACGTCACCTCCGCGGAGAAGGACGCGCTGGCGCGCAGCCCCGAGCTGGCGGGCGGGCGCACGTCGATTGCGCAGGCACAGAAGCAGGTGGCGCTGGCGCGACGGGAGAAGCTGCCCGACTTCACGGTGAGCGCCGGCGTCATGCCTCGCGGCGGAGACTTCCCTCCGATGTGGCAGGCCAATGTCGGCATCACCCTGCCCGTCTTCGCCGGAAGCAAACAGAACCGCGCGGTGGCGGAGAGCCGCGCCCAGGCAGAGGCCACCACCCGTGCGACGGAGACCGTGGAGCAGGTGCTTCGGCTTCGGGTGCGGGAGCGCCACACCGCGATGACCGCACTGCGCGAGACGGTGACGCTCTACCGGAATGGACTCTTGATGCAGTCGGCCGCGACCGCCGAGAGCACCCTGACGCAGTACCGCGTCGGGCGTGCCTCCTTCGCGTCGGTGTTGGAGGCCAACAGCGGCATCCTCCGCGACGAAGAAGACTTCCTGCGCACGCTCATCGAAGCCCAGCGCATCGCCATCGCCCAGACCGAAGTGAGCCTGGAGCCCGTCGCCTCCATCGCCGCAGGCGCGGTGGGGTCAGGCGGGATGCCCGGCGCGGGCAGTGCTCCGGCGGCCGCTGCTGGCGGCGCCGCGGCGTCGAGCGGTGCCCCCGGTGCCGCGCCGTCCTCCTCTTCTTCCATGTCCGGAATGTAG
- a CDS encoding cupredoxin domain-containing protein, whose translation MKTHLMGVLAALPLIVAAPALACEEHAAPSAPASQGEHGAHSAHGTTAPTKKPATSAPTSKSGVHTVELTVTPKGFEPANVKVKAGQPVRLVVTRKTDKTCATEIVVADLGINQPLPLDTPVTVEFTPSESGTLRYACAMDHISGLVTIQ comes from the coding sequence ATGAAGACACACCTGATGGGAGTCCTGGCCGCCCTGCCCCTGATTGTCGCGGCCCCCGCGCTCGCCTGTGAGGAGCACGCCGCGCCGAGCGCCCCCGCGAGCCAGGGCGAGCACGGCGCGCATTCCGCGCATGGCACCACGGCCCCGACCAAGAAGCCCGCCACCTCGGCCCCCACCAGCAAGAGCGGCGTGCACACGGTGGAACTCACGGTGACGCCCAAGGGCTTCGAGCCCGCGAACGTGAAGGTGAAGGCGGGGCAGCCGGTGCGCCTCGTCGTCACGCGCAAGACAGACAAGACGTGCGCCACGGAGATTGTCGTGGCCGACCTGGGCATCAACCAGCCGCTCCCCTTGGACACACCGGTGACGGTGGAGTTCACCCCGAGCGAGTCGGGCACGCTGCGCTACGCCTGCGCGATGGATCACATCAGCGGGCTCGTCACCATCCAGTGA
- a CDS encoding efflux RND transporter periplasmic adaptor subunit yields the protein MSPVTPTPPSPASSRRRFGAVALASTALVSAVLGGGAAHLLSHGDAAHDAHATASTSTVPTNDAKPAAPQYTCAMHPSIVQEHPGKCPICGMDLVAMTPTPTSPGDSGGSTVDGLSSVTIDPSRQQLIGLRTAPVTEGRVGGTWRTNGRVAQDETRVRRVNMKVPAFVERVYADFTGKAVRQGEPLFSVYSPELLAAQEEYLLALRTREALSQAGGMATDGEALVSAARRKLQLWDVPQAALERLAKSGESTRTLTLVSPISGVITRKDIVEGARLELGATPYEIVDLSRVWVLADVYENELRHVKVGMPATLQLKAFPNRVFAGKVAFLAPVLDPATRTVKVRLEFPNPDGDLRPEMFGEVVLRGTPREALKIPSDAVVPTGTTQVVFVALGDGRFQPREVRLGESDGTNIEVTSGLKAGDSVVTGANFLIDSESRLRASLTALAASAANTAATPPPSPPPASAPHTASSHGDL from the coding sequence ATGTCTCCCGTGACTCCCACACCTCCCTCTCCGGCCTCCTCCCGCCGCCGCTTCGGAGCGGTCGCGCTCGCCTCGACGGCGCTGGTCAGCGCGGTCCTCGGCGGTGGCGCCGCGCACCTGCTGTCCCATGGGGATGCGGCGCACGACGCCCACGCGACGGCCTCCACCTCCACCGTCCCTACGAACGACGCCAAGCCAGCGGCCCCCCAATACACGTGCGCGATGCACCCGAGCATCGTGCAAGAGCATCCGGGCAAGTGCCCCATCTGCGGCATGGACCTGGTGGCGATGACGCCCACACCCACTTCGCCGGGCGACTCGGGTGGATCCACCGTGGACGGCCTCTCCTCCGTCACCATCGACCCTTCGCGCCAGCAGCTCATCGGCTTGCGCACCGCCCCGGTGACCGAGGGCAGGGTGGGAGGAACGTGGCGGACCAATGGCCGCGTGGCCCAGGACGAGACGCGCGTGCGCCGCGTCAACATGAAGGTGCCCGCCTTCGTCGAGCGCGTGTATGCGGACTTCACGGGCAAGGCCGTGCGCCAGGGCGAGCCCCTCTTCTCCGTGTACAGCCCGGAGCTGCTCGCGGCCCAAGAGGAGTACCTCCTGGCGCTGCGCACCCGCGAGGCCTTGAGCCAGGCCGGCGGCATGGCGACGGACGGCGAAGCACTGGTGAGCGCGGCGCGGCGCAAGCTCCAGCTCTGGGATGTGCCCCAGGCCGCGCTGGAGCGGCTCGCGAAGTCGGGAGAATCCACTCGCACGCTCACCCTCGTGTCGCCCATCTCCGGAGTCATCACGCGGAAGGACATCGTGGAGGGCGCGAGGCTGGAGCTGGGTGCCACACCCTATGAGATTGTCGACCTGTCGCGCGTCTGGGTGCTCGCGGATGTGTATGAGAATGAGCTGCGCCACGTGAAGGTGGGCATGCCCGCCACGCTGCAGCTCAAGGCCTTCCCCAACCGGGTGTTCGCGGGGAAGGTGGCCTTCCTGGCGCCGGTGCTCGACCCGGCCACGCGCACGGTCAAGGTCCGTCTGGAGTTCCCCAACCCCGACGGCGACCTGCGCCCCGAGATGTTCGGCGAGGTGGTGCTCCGAGGCACCCCGCGCGAGGCGCTGAAGATTCCCTCGGACGCGGTGGTCCCCACGGGCACCACCCAGGTCGTCTTCGTGGCGCTCGGCGACGGGCGCTTCCAGCCGCGCGAGGTCCGACTGGGTGAGTCGGATGGCACGAACATCGAGGTCACCTCGGGATTGAAGGCGGGTGACTCGGTCGTCACCGGCGCCAACTTCCTCATCGACTCCGAGTCGCGCCTGCGTGCGTCCTTGACCGCGCTGGCGGCCTCTGCCGCGAACACCGCGGCGACGCCTCCGCCCTCGCCCCCGCCAGCGAGCGCGCCCCACACGGCCTCCAGCCACGGAGACCTCTGA
- a CDS encoding FAD-dependent oxidoreductase, with translation MPHSDICIVGAGIGGLTCATQLANTPPSNTLRIRVFDLNAHVGGRILSKRLDSGEITELGAARYSPQLHPRIQALMHSFQHPHETYPFTQALYQDNTQRRLRTTLLGLLSMVGDHPHDSFLDFVSHYQGEAEAKRIIKAMGYDALLLPMVSASMAFSIIRMHPETQGLIGDAFNQWRYATDGYGQLLTRLQLEAHAGRVEFRMGHRLLSVSRTGDGHALAFRHQGTTRLHRARHLILAIPPSAMTQLNVGFPAHWSPHRYGSLPLFKGFLTFNSAWWKDCHVTDKVLIVNNPLRKIYFKGEKYVQFYTDGENANYWRNCLEQGEDIYLSRVRACLEQALPLGGKPLPPFKDHFHKYWPHGVEFCLESKAEQPAALLHRNGVIACSDAYTPHGGWMEGGLISAHQAIQLLQDQLTRASENRL, from the coding sequence ATGCCTCATTCGGATATCTGCATTGTTGGCGCCGGAATCGGAGGATTGACCTGCGCAACCCAACTCGCAAATACCCCACCCAGCAACACTCTCCGCATCCGAGTGTTTGATTTGAATGCCCACGTGGGGGGCCGCATCCTGTCAAAGAGACTCGATAGCGGGGAAATCACCGAACTGGGCGCGGCTCGCTACTCGCCACAGCTCCATCCACGCATCCAGGCGCTCATGCACTCCTTTCAACATCCGCATGAGACCTACCCATTCACCCAGGCCCTCTATCAAGACAACACGCAAAGAAGACTGAGAACCACCCTCCTCGGGTTGCTCTCCATGGTGGGAGACCACCCCCATGACTCCTTCCTGGATTTCGTCAGCCACTATCAGGGAGAGGCCGAGGCGAAGAGAATCATCAAGGCCATGGGGTATGACGCCCTCCTCCTGCCAATGGTCTCCGCGTCCATGGCCTTCAGCATCATCAGGATGCATCCGGAAACCCAGGGGCTGATTGGCGATGCCTTCAATCAATGGCGATATGCAACGGATGGCTACGGCCAACTGCTGACGCGTCTTCAGCTCGAGGCACATGCGGGCCGGGTCGAGTTTCGGATGGGACACCGATTGCTCTCCGTTTCGCGAACGGGAGACGGCCACGCTCTCGCCTTCAGGCATCAGGGCACCACGCGACTCCATCGCGCGCGCCACCTCATCCTGGCCATTCCACCTTCCGCCATGACACAGCTCAACGTCGGCTTTCCCGCCCACTGGAGCCCTCACCGATATGGCTCCCTGCCCTTGTTCAAGGGATTTCTGACATTCAACAGCGCCTGGTGGAAGGACTGTCATGTGACCGACAAGGTCCTCATCGTCAACAATCCCCTCAGGAAGATATATTTCAAAGGCGAGAAGTACGTACAGTTCTACACCGACGGCGAGAACGCGAACTATTGGCGGAACTGCCTGGAGCAAGGTGAGGACATCTATTTGAGCAGGGTGCGCGCCTGCCTGGAGCAGGCGCTCCCCCTCGGAGGCAAACCCCTACCTCCCTTCAAGGACCATTTTCACAAGTACTGGCCACATGGGGTGGAGTTCTGTCTTGAATCCAAGGCCGAGCAGCCGGCCGCCCTCCTCCATCGCAATGGCGTCATTGCCTGCTCAGATGCCTACACGCCGCATGGCGGCTGGATGGAAGGTGGGCTGATCAGCGCACATCAGGCCATTCAGTTGCTGCAGGACCAGCTCACCCGCGCCTCCGAGAATCGACTGT